The Rhodocytophaga rosea genome has a segment encoding these proteins:
- the rpsB gene encoding 30S ribosomal protein S2, translating into MAQLQYKDLLDAGVHFGHLTRKWDPRIAPYIFMEKNGIHIIDLNKTLAALEDASNAVKQIVRSGRKIMFVATKKQAQEVVAEEARRLKMPYVTERWLGGMLTNFATVRKSLKKMSSIEKLMKEEAFTNMAKRERLMVTREKDKLQKLLGGIADLTRLPAALFVVDVKREHIAIAEAHKLGIPVFAIVDTNSNPDSVDFPIPGNDDAYKSISIITHAIGRAIEDGLMERKKDKDDQKLQEEEETKRSVDAAASKKAASAPAPVAEVAEDTEEPETESEA; encoded by the coding sequence ATGGCTCAACTACAGTATAAAGATCTTCTGGACGCAGGCGTGCATTTTGGCCACCTTACCAGAAAGTGGGATCCAAGGATCGCTCCATATATATTCATGGAGAAAAACGGGATTCACATCATTGATTTAAACAAAACCCTGGCGGCTTTAGAAGATGCTTCAAACGCTGTAAAACAGATCGTGCGCTCCGGCCGGAAAATCATGTTTGTGGCTACTAAAAAGCAAGCGCAGGAAGTGGTAGCAGAAGAAGCAAGAAGGCTGAAAATGCCTTATGTTACCGAAAGATGGTTAGGCGGTATGCTTACCAATTTTGCTACGGTGAGAAAATCCCTCAAAAAAATGTCTTCTATTGAGAAGCTGATGAAAGAGGAAGCGTTTACCAACATGGCGAAACGTGAAAGACTGATGGTAACACGTGAGAAAGATAAATTACAGAAATTGCTGGGTGGTATTGCTGATCTGACCCGTTTGCCTGCTGCCTTATTCGTAGTAGACGTAAAAAGAGAGCATATTGCTATTGCAGAAGCACATAAATTAGGGATTCCTGTATTTGCTATCGTAGATACTAACTCTAATCCTGATAGTGTAGATTTCCCGATTCCTGGCAATGATGATGCTTATAAATCTATTTCTATCATTACCCATGCCATTGGTAGAGCCATAGAAGATGGATTAATGGAGAGAAAGAAAGATAAAGATGATCAGAAATTACAGGAAGAAGAAGAAACCAAGCGTTCTGTAGATGCGGCTGCCAGCAAAAAGGCTGCCTCTGCCCCTGCTCCGGTAGCTGAAGTTGCTGAAGACACGGAAGAGCCAGAAACAGAATCAGAAGCATAA
- a CDS encoding glycosyltransferase family 2 protein, protein MTQVAVVILNHNGKKYLEQFLPSVVQYSPDSQVIVADNGSTDGSVELISSLFPSVKVILLGKNEGFSKGYNLALQQIQTHYYVLLNSDVEVTLGWLNPLIQLMNSNRNIGACQPKIKYFHQKHLFEYAGAAGGFIDKWGYPFCRGRIFTSLEEDTGQYDDTKEVFWASGACMFVRAEAYWKTGGLDEYFFAHMEEIDLCWRMKNAGYTMYTCGQSEVYHIGGGTLPKSNPRKTFLNFRNGLVLLYKNLPASQLLPVIFIRLILDGIAAIKFLISDSPRDFLAVVGAHFNFYRYFLLWRSRRKQGLPQTHDTRYAQMYDGSIVYAFFVEKKKKFSELLF, encoded by the coding sequence ATGACACAAGTAGCGGTGGTCATATTGAACCATAATGGAAAAAAATACCTGGAGCAATTTCTTCCCTCAGTGGTTCAATACAGTCCGGATAGTCAGGTGATTGTAGCAGACAACGGTTCTACCGATGGTTCGGTTGAATTGATTTCAAGTCTGTTTCCTTCGGTGAAGGTTATTTTATTAGGAAAAAATGAGGGATTCAGCAAAGGATATAACCTGGCCTTACAGCAGATACAAACGCATTATTATGTTCTGCTGAATTCAGATGTGGAAGTAACGCTAGGCTGGCTTAATCCGCTGATACAACTGATGAACAGTAATCGTAACATTGGTGCCTGCCAGCCCAAAATAAAGTATTTTCACCAGAAACACCTTTTTGAATATGCTGGTGCTGCCGGTGGGTTTATCGATAAGTGGGGTTATCCTTTTTGCCGGGGAAGAATTTTTACAAGCCTGGAAGAAGATACCGGGCAATATGATGATACAAAGGAAGTTTTCTGGGCAAGCGGTGCCTGCATGTTTGTGAGGGCTGAAGCTTATTGGAAAACCGGAGGACTGGATGAATATTTTTTCGCACATATGGAAGAAATAGACCTTTGCTGGAGAATGAAAAATGCCGGATACACCATGTATACCTGTGGACAGAGTGAAGTATACCACATTGGCGGAGGTACCTTGCCTAAATCGAATCCAAGGAAAACATTTCTCAATTTCAGGAATGGATTAGTGTTGCTGTATAAAAATCTTCCGGCCTCTCAGCTGTTGCCTGTTATTTTTATCCGGCTGATACTGGATGGAATAGCCGCCATTAAATTTCTGATATCAGATTCACCCAGGGATTTTCTGGCAGTAGTGGGCGCTCATTTTAATTTTTACAGGTATTTTTTATTGTGGAGAAGCCGCAGAAAGCAGGGCCTTCCGCAAACTCATGATACAAGATATGCTCAAATGTACGACGGCAGTATCGTGTATGCCTTTTTTGTAGAAAAGAAAAAAAAATTTAGTGAACTGCTATTTTAA
- a CDS encoding YbaB/EbfC family nucleoid-associated protein, with translation MFDMMGMLGKIKDLQAKMKEAQDNLVHIQASAEAGAGMVKATVNGKKQVVKIEIDPDVIKPDDREMLQDLVVAAVNKALAEVDGKAREELKKTTQGILPNIPGMDLSSLL, from the coding sequence ATGTTTGATATGATGGGAATGCTTGGCAAAATCAAGGATTTGCAGGCAAAAATGAAAGAAGCCCAGGATAACCTCGTTCACATACAAGCCAGTGCCGAGGCAGGTGCCGGTATGGTAAAAGCCACTGTGAACGGAAAAAAACAGGTTGTCAAAATTGAGATCGACCCAGACGTTATTAAGCCTGATGACCGGGAAATGCTGCAAGACCTGGTAGTAGCCGCAGTAAATAAAGCTTTAGCTGAAGTAGATGGTAAAGCCCGGGAGGAACTCAAAAAAACGACACAAGGTATATTACCCAATATTCCTGGCATGGACCTGAGCAGCCTGCTGTAA
- a CDS encoding rhodanese-like domain-containing protein, whose amino-acid sequence MKKYVFLLPYVVSLLLLAACAKSQSDFVYKELEPSDFQRSLQAQNGMLLDVRTPEEYTKGHLSDALNIDYKNDDFESQLKKLDTTKTYFLYCKGGVRSEKAADLMKELGFKQVYNLDGGIDAWQEEGLPVSKQE is encoded by the coding sequence ATGAAAAAATATGTGTTTCTCCTCCCCTATGTAGTTTCCCTGTTGCTACTAGCTGCTTGCGCCAAGTCACAAAGCGATTTTGTGTACAAAGAACTGGAACCTTCCGATTTTCAGCGAAGCCTGCAAGCTCAAAATGGTATGTTACTGGATGTGCGTACACCTGAAGAGTACACCAAAGGTCACCTCAGCGATGCACTTAACATTGATTATAAAAACGATGATTTTGAGAGCCAGCTTAAAAAGCTCGATACCACCAAAACCTATTTTTTGTATTGCAAAGGAGGTGTACGTTCAGAAAAAGCGGCGGATTTGATGAAAGAACTGGGTTTTAAACAAGTATATAACCTAGATGGCGGAATTGATGCCTGGCAAGAAGAAGGCCTTCCGGTAAGTAAACAGGAATAG
- a CDS encoding EI24 domain-containing protein codes for MRFFKEAATGMGSYPKAVSFISTHRLWWYVIIPAIINLLIFFALGTLLWEFSGMISRWLIDITGVDTLTGTLGTILEWLMAILVKLISFLLYFKFYRYTILLLSAPALALIAEKTQEILTGQSHPFQVKQLIHDIFRGLAITLKNLFLELLLTIPLYLLAFIPLITPFAGLLVLCIESYFVGFSMIDYRNEFRRLSASQSRALIRHHRGLAIGNGLAFNLLLIIPFAGVLLAPPLAVVAAGLAANQLIDAAEEIQVKH; via the coding sequence ATGCGATTTTTTAAAGAAGCCGCTACCGGAATGGGTAGCTACCCCAAAGCTGTTTCCTTCATTAGCACCCATCGGCTGTGGTGGTATGTGATTATTCCTGCCATTATTAATTTGTTGATTTTTTTTGCCTTAGGCACCCTGCTTTGGGAATTTTCCGGTATGATCAGCCGCTGGCTAATTGATATAACAGGCGTTGACACACTTACCGGAACGCTAGGAACTATACTGGAATGGCTGATGGCAATTCTTGTGAAACTAATTTCTTTTCTGCTTTATTTTAAATTTTACCGCTATACCATTCTTCTGCTTTCGGCGCCGGCACTGGCACTTATTGCCGAAAAAACCCAGGAAATCCTCACCGGACAGTCACATCCTTTTCAGGTTAAGCAACTCATTCATGATATTTTCAGAGGTCTGGCCATTACTTTAAAAAACCTTTTTCTTGAACTATTACTCACTATTCCTTTATATCTGCTTGCATTTATTCCACTCATTACTCCTTTTGCAGGTCTTCTGGTTTTGTGTATTGAAAGCTATTTTGTGGGGTTTTCAATGATAGATTACCGCAATGAATTCAGGCGGTTATCTGCTTCACAGAGCCGGGCATTGATCCGCCATCACAGAGGACTAGCTATCGGGAATGGGCTGGCTTTTAACCTGCTTCTGATCATTCCTTTTGCTGGCGTATTACTGGCGCCCCCACTGGCAGTAGTAGCCGCTGGTTTGGCAGCGAATCAGTTAATTGATGCTGCAGAGGAAATTCAAGTCAAACATTAA
- a CDS encoding T9SS type B sorting domain-containing protein — MPRHNHTFYTSLKKRYGVSRIAGAIFLWLFALIPVLAQPGPCFTATITRGCAPLTIDVTNCSTDGTEIGYIYGNTNIITAATSHTFTIPGKYTIKQVGNYLSSGGGDTLTRTDYIEVLATPAPAFQVSSCRGNTVNVKITEPVYDFYIVNFGDGTTQTLAPNGSINHTYINIIQQTIIVTGQYNIQPNPPGGVCGNSSSQIITPIQELITPRINRIEVKNTTEIELQFQALSYLSYKIFQKNSIGSLYQEVASIPNPPDGTTISTITGLNTRQTTYIYKIVATDICNNQVSSEEVSSLLLSGTAANNHNELSWQQANIPFQQFSVQRDNQVFSQIAIPSQRNFTDTQVQCPNEYCYQITGQTLSGAISVSNQVCIQAISNTRQPAIQNLTVSIENNIPVLSWLLAPGVTGSQFTIFRADNGGDFLELDRTTSLTYADEKSKAQPHINEYCYRILYTDACGNTSLPGESACPVRLSGKITNTVIELTWTPYRGWMNGVQRYVIEKLDEQHNVYASQNAASSLSTIIDLLQQPDNTSQILRFRIRTEPTQADLPDSYSNMAEIIQNQQLYLPDAFTPNGDNLNETFEVRGIFVRKYKLMIYNRWGEIVFSSDDISIGWDGTLNSKQAPNGNYVYSLQTEDYVGRTYNRKGSLLLIR, encoded by the coding sequence ATGCCCAGGCATAACCATACTTTTTACACTTCTCTAAAAAAAAGATATGGTGTAAGCCGAATTGCCGGTGCAATTTTTCTCTGGCTATTCGCGCTTATTCCAGTGCTGGCACAGCCAGGACCTTGTTTTACAGCTACTATTACCAGAGGTTGTGCCCCTCTCACCATTGATGTAACTAATTGCTCAACGGATGGTACGGAAATAGGGTATATTTATGGCAATACCAATATAATTACCGCTGCTACCAGCCATACTTTTACTATTCCCGGAAAATATACGATTAAACAAGTAGGGAATTATCTTTCGTCTGGCGGAGGCGATACGCTTACCCGTACCGATTATATTGAAGTATTAGCTACGCCTGCTCCTGCGTTCCAGGTAAGTTCATGCCGGGGAAATACAGTGAATGTGAAAATTACCGAACCTGTTTACGATTTTTACATTGTCAATTTTGGAGATGGCACTACACAAACGTTGGCACCGAATGGAAGTATCAATCATACGTATATCAATATTATCCAGCAAACGATTATAGTTACCGGACAATACAACATTCAGCCTAATCCGCCAGGAGGGGTTTGTGGAAATTCCAGCAGCCAGATAATTACACCCATTCAGGAATTAATTACTCCCAGGATTAACCGGATTGAGGTAAAAAATACAACAGAAATTGAGCTGCAATTTCAGGCACTCTCTTATCTGAGCTATAAAATATTTCAGAAAAACAGTATAGGCAGCCTATACCAGGAGGTTGCCAGCATCCCTAATCCACCGGATGGAACGACTATTAGTACGATTACTGGGTTGAATACCAGGCAAACTACCTATATATATAAGATAGTAGCTACAGATATCTGTAATAACCAGGTTTCTTCGGAAGAAGTGAGCAGTCTGTTACTTTCAGGCACTGCAGCTAATAATCACAATGAACTCTCCTGGCAACAGGCCAATATTCCTTTTCAACAGTTTTCGGTACAACGGGATAATCAAGTATTTTCACAAATAGCTATTCCCTCGCAACGTAATTTTACAGATACCCAGGTGCAATGCCCCAACGAATATTGTTACCAGATTACTGGTCAAACCTTAAGTGGAGCTATTTCTGTCTCTAACCAGGTGTGTATACAAGCCATTTCTAATACAAGGCAGCCTGCGATTCAGAACCTGACTGTAAGTATTGAGAATAATATTCCTGTGCTTTCCTGGCTACTGGCTCCAGGTGTAACCGGGTCTCAGTTTACCATTTTTCGGGCAGATAACGGAGGTGACTTTCTGGAACTGGATCGTACAACCAGCCTTACCTATGCCGATGAAAAAAGTAAAGCACAACCCCATATAAATGAATATTGCTACCGGATTTTATATACCGATGCTTGTGGTAATACTTCATTGCCTGGAGAAAGCGCCTGTCCAGTACGCTTGAGTGGAAAAATTACAAATACTGTTATTGAACTCACCTGGACACCTTACCGGGGCTGGATGAATGGCGTACAACGCTATGTAATCGAAAAATTAGATGAGCAGCATAATGTATATGCCAGCCAGAATGCCGCAAGTTCACTTTCTACGATCATTGACCTGTTGCAGCAACCAGATAATACCTCACAAATCCTGCGTTTCCGGATACGAACTGAACCTACTCAGGCAGATTTACCAGATAGTTATTCCAACATGGCGGAGATTATTCAAAACCAGCAGTTATATCTGCCAGACGCCTTTACGCCCAATGGCGATAACCTGAATGAAACATTTGAGGTGAGGGGAATATTTGTGAGAAAATATAAACTCATGATTTATAACCGCTGGGGAGAAATTGTCTTTTCATCAGATGATATAAGTATAGGCTGGGATGGCACTTTAAATAGTAAACAAGCACCGAATGGTAATTATGTATACTCTCTACAGACAGAAGATTATGTTGGAAGAACTTACAACCGGAAAGGAAGTTTACTATTGATCAGATAG
- the rpsI gene encoding 30S ribosomal protein S9, translated as MEVVNTIGRRKTSIARVYLTPGKGEITVNQRNVKEYFASDILQTIVNQPFSVVSALGSYDVKANVAGGGTTGQAEALRMAIARALCGVNAEYRPALKKEGFLTRDPRMVERKKYGRRKARRRFQFSKR; from the coding sequence ATGGAAGTTGTTAATACAATTGGCAGAAGAAAAACCTCAATAGCCAGAGTTTACCTGACTCCCGGTAAAGGTGAGATCACAGTAAACCAGAGAAATGTGAAGGAATACTTTGCATCCGACATTCTGCAAACCATCGTAAATCAGCCTTTCAGTGTAGTATCTGCACTAGGCAGCTATGATGTAAAAGCAAATGTAGCTGGCGGTGGTACAACCGGTCAGGCAGAAGCCTTAAGAATGGCAATTGCCAGAGCATTGTGCGGCGTAAATGCGGAATATCGTCCTGCCCTGAAAAAAGAAGGTTTCCTTACCAGAGATCCAAGAATGGTAGAACGGAAGAAATACGGCAGAAGAAAAGCCCGTAGAAGATTCCAGTTCAGCAAACGTTAA
- a CDS encoding response regulator, translating to MPNINKVFIIDDDTISSFIAQSTIEQMSNKLETIIFENSRQALDYLQENCLSASGDTQVPVQDCFPQLIFLDLKMPGMDGYEFLAELNKMPGVQPKHTSVIILSSSPYYREREKIDEFNFLGYIEKPVTQRKIQDVLDIKQLVL from the coding sequence ATGCCAAACATTAACAAAGTATTTATTATTGACGACGATACAATTAGCAGTTTTATTGCCCAGTCTACCATTGAGCAAATGAGCAACAAGCTGGAAACAATTATTTTTGAAAATAGCCGTCAGGCTTTAGATTACCTGCAGGAGAACTGCCTGTCTGCATCCGGAGACACCCAAGTACCAGTGCAAGATTGTTTTCCACAACTCATTTTCCTGGATCTGAAAATGCCAGGCATGGATGGCTATGAATTTTTAGCCGAATTGAATAAAATGCCAGGGGTGCAACCTAAACATACTTCTGTTATTATTTTAAGCAGTTCCCCTTATTACCGGGAAAGAGAAAAAATAGATGAATTTAATTTTTTAGGCTATATCGAAAAACCAGTTACGCAGAGGAAAATTCAGGATGTACTCGATATTAAGCAGCTGGTGCTGTAA
- a CDS encoding NAD-dependent succinate-semialdehyde dehydrogenase, protein MPIQSVNPYTNQLVRSFEEDSEEKVNQVLELAEDTFRFWQNTTFAHRRELMKKATKVLLKNQQKYAQLMTLEMGKLLKDGIEEVKKCAIGCEYYADNAEKFMQDELIQAEGTRNLISYQPIGAVLAIMPWNFPFWQVFRFAAPALMAGNVGVLKHASNVPQCAMAIESVFLEAGFPQGAFQSLLIGSEKIETLISHENIKAVTLTGSEGAGSTVAQLAGKYIKKTVLELGGSDPFIVLADADLEYTAQMAVKGRMINTGQSCICSKRFIVLESVAAPFIEGMKKYMLQLKAGDPQKADVDYGPMAREDLANELLEQVKESIKKGAKIITGGGRINRTGAFFTPTILTGVKPGMPAYEEELFGPVACIITVKDEAEAIHVANDCKYGLGASIWTKDLKKGEALARKIESGMVFINDIVKSDPRFPFGGVKRSGYGRELAGIGIREFTNIKTIRVK, encoded by the coding sequence ATGCCCATACAATCTGTAAATCCTTATACCAACCAGCTTGTCAGAAGTTTTGAAGAAGACTCAGAAGAGAAGGTGAACCAGGTACTGGAACTGGCCGAAGATACTTTCCGGTTCTGGCAGAATACTACCTTTGCACACCGACGGGAACTCATGAAAAAGGCAACCAAGGTTTTGTTAAAAAACCAGCAGAAGTATGCCCAGCTCATGACACTAGAAATGGGAAAACTGCTTAAAGATGGCATAGAAGAGGTGAAAAAATGTGCCATTGGTTGCGAGTATTATGCAGATAATGCCGAAAAATTTATGCAGGATGAGCTGATTCAGGCCGAAGGAACACGTAATCTGATAAGCTACCAGCCGATTGGTGCCGTTCTGGCTATTATGCCCTGGAATTTTCCATTCTGGCAGGTATTCCGATTTGCTGCGCCGGCACTAATGGCTGGCAACGTAGGCGTGCTCAAACATGCTTCCAATGTGCCTCAGTGCGCCATGGCCATAGAATCTGTATTTCTAGAAGCCGGTTTTCCGCAAGGTGCTTTTCAGAGCTTACTCATTGGTTCAGAAAAGATTGAAACGCTCATTTCCCATGAAAATATTAAAGCCGTTACCCTCACTGGAAGTGAAGGAGCCGGATCAACTGTAGCACAACTGGCTGGAAAATATATCAAAAAGACAGTTCTTGAACTCGGCGGCAGCGACCCATTTATTGTACTGGCAGATGCTGATCTGGAATATACTGCCCAGATGGCCGTAAAAGGCCGCATGATTAATACAGGACAAAGTTGTATCTGTTCCAAACGCTTTATTGTTCTCGAATCTGTAGCAGCTCCGTTTATTGAAGGAATGAAAAAATATATGCTTCAGTTGAAAGCTGGTGACCCACAAAAGGCAGATGTAGACTATGGGCCAATGGCCAGGGAAGATCTGGCCAATGAATTACTGGAGCAAGTGAAGGAATCTATAAAAAAAGGCGCTAAAATTATTACTGGTGGTGGCCGCATCAATCGCACAGGTGCATTTTTCACGCCTACTATACTTACAGGCGTGAAGCCGGGAATGCCTGCTTATGAGGAAGAATTATTTGGCCCGGTAGCTTGTATTATTACGGTGAAAGATGAGGCAGAAGCCATTCATGTGGCCAATGATTGTAAATATGGCCTGGGGGCTTCTATCTGGACTAAAGATTTGAAGAAAGGGGAAGCACTCGCCAGAAAAATTGAATCAGGCATGGTATTCATTAATGACATTGTAAAATCAGATCCCAGATTCCCGTTTGGAGGCGTAAAAAGGTCAGGGTATGGACGGGAGCTGGCTGGCATCGGCATCCGGGAATTTACCAACATTAAAACCATCCGGGTGAAATAA
- the rplM gene encoding 50S ribosomal protein L13 has translation MDTLSYKTISANQATVEKGWVLIDAQQAVLGRLASDVAKIIRGKNKPNFTPHVDCGDNVIVINADKIRLTGRKWTQKEYITHTGHPGGQRFATPRELAARNSALIIERAVRGMLPKNSLGRKLFHNLYVYNGAEHPHEAQQPKTIKL, from the coding sequence GTGGATACCTTAAGTTATAAAACCATTTCTGCCAACCAGGCAACCGTTGAAAAAGGATGGGTTCTGATTGATGCACAGCAGGCAGTATTAGGCCGTCTGGCAAGTGATGTTGCCAAAATTATCAGAGGAAAAAATAAGCCTAATTTTACTCCTCACGTAGATTGCGGCGATAATGTGATTGTTATCAATGCAGATAAAATCCGGCTTACCGGCAGAAAATGGACTCAAAAAGAATATATTACTCACACTGGTCATCCTGGTGGTCAGCGCTTTGCAACTCCCAGAGAATTAGCCGCCCGCAATAGCGCCCTCATTATTGAGAGAGCGGTACGCGGAATGTTGCCAAAAAATAGTTTAGGCAGAAAGCTTTTCCATAATTTGTACGTATATAATGGCGCTGAGCATCCACATGAAGCCCAGCAACCTAAAACAATAAAATTATAA
- the hisS gene encoding histidine--tRNA ligase: MSNQKSTLPKGTRDFGPDKMVKRNFIFQTITAIFQKFGFLPIETPALENLSVLTGKYGDEGDQLMFKVLNSGNFLEKVSAQDMENGYKKLTSKISEKGLRYDLTVPFARFVVMNRNELVFPFKRYQIQPVWRADRPQKGRYREFYQCDADVVGTDSLLCEAEIVLMINEVLEKLGIGDFTIKVNNRKVLSAISEVIGYPGKEGDLCVAIDKLDKIGKEGVIKELEERGFALESIQKLDPIFEVEGNFAEKAAKLDAIFAASETGKKGLQELRTMMGYVEGFGLANTHLNFDITLARGLSYYTGAIFEVKVNNVQIGSISGGGRYDNLTGAFGLKGVSGVGFSFGVDRIYDVMEELQLFPAHNQTTTRVMFSHFDAEALLYTLPLLKKLRESGIKSEIYPDAGKLKKQLDYANNKQIPFVVIIGSDEISSGKLTLKNMQAGQQQQVSLEELIRIVQAG; encoded by the coding sequence ATGAGTAACCAGAAATCTACCTTACCGAAAGGAACCCGCGACTTTGGACCAGATAAAATGGTAAAGCGGAATTTCATCTTTCAAACCATTACAGCCATCTTCCAGAAATTCGGTTTTCTACCTATAGAAACGCCTGCCCTTGAAAATTTATCTGTCCTTACTGGTAAGTATGGTGATGAAGGCGATCAGTTGATGTTTAAAGTATTAAATTCAGGTAATTTTCTAGAAAAAGTATCTGCTCAGGATATGGAGAATGGTTATAAAAAATTAACATCTAAAATCTCAGAAAAAGGCTTACGATACGACCTTACTGTTCCTTTCGCCCGCTTTGTAGTGATGAACCGCAATGAATTGGTTTTTCCATTTAAGCGCTACCAGATACAGCCAGTGTGGAGGGCTGACCGTCCGCAGAAAGGCCGTTATAGGGAATTTTACCAATGTGATGCGGATGTGGTAGGAACAGATTCATTGCTGTGCGAAGCTGAAATTGTACTGATGATCAATGAAGTGCTGGAGAAACTGGGTATTGGAGATTTCACCATTAAAGTCAACAACCGGAAGGTATTATCGGCTATCTCGGAAGTAATTGGGTATCCCGGCAAAGAAGGCGATTTGTGTGTTGCTATTGATAAACTCGATAAAATTGGTAAGGAAGGCGTAATAAAAGAGCTGGAAGAAAGAGGATTTGCTCTGGAATCCATTCAGAAGCTTGATCCTATTTTTGAAGTAGAAGGCAATTTTGCAGAAAAAGCGGCCAAACTTGATGCTATTTTTGCTGCCTCAGAAACCGGTAAAAAAGGCTTGCAGGAACTCAGAACCATGATGGGTTATGTGGAAGGGTTTGGCCTTGCTAATACACACCTTAATTTTGATATTACTTTAGCGCGTGGACTTTCGTATTATACAGGCGCTATTTTCGAGGTAAAGGTAAATAATGTGCAGATCGGCAGCATCAGCGGAGGTGGCCGTTACGATAACCTGACCGGTGCTTTTGGCTTAAAAGGCGTTTCCGGTGTAGGTTTTTCTTTTGGCGTAGATAGAATTTACGATGTGATGGAAGAATTACAGCTTTTCCCAGCTCACAACCAGACAACGACCAGGGTTATGTTCAGTCATTTCGATGCAGAAGCATTACTATATACTTTGCCTTTGCTGAAAAAATTACGGGAAAGCGGAATCAAGAGCGAAATTTATCCGGATGCCGGAAAACTGAAAAAACAGCTCGATTATGCCAACAATAAACAAATTCCTTTTGTGGTAATCATTGGCTCCGATGAAATAAGCAGCGGTAAACTCACGTTAAAAAACATGCAAGCCGGCCAGCAGCAGCAAGTAAGTCTGGAAGAACTTATCCGCATTGTTCAGGCAGGTTAA